ATTTAATCGTATGTAAAGAAAAAGCTTCTGAATTTATTAGAAACAATCATCCTCCTTTTGATATAAGGGCATCAAAATACTATGAGTTCATTACATCCAGATGGGAAGACGTAGGCTTTGTTCCCCTGTCCAATCTTCATAGACTTTCTCTGAGGACTTTAGATGATCTAGGGTTATTTCTTGTTACCTATGCTACAACAAAGCCTGATGATCCAAAAACGAATTTTGACAGCGAAGGAGATTTTATCGCAGGGCAAATTGATAAATTAGACGAAAATCCATTACAAATGATGGGCTCCGCAGTGTTTAAAAAAGGCAAAATGATTGGAAAAATGACCGGAGATGAAACCAGATTATCACAGATACTAAGACCAAATGTAATCACAAATAATATTCTTGCAACTTTTCCCGATCCATTAAACGAAGAAGAAAAAGTATCAGCAAAAATAGCAAGAAGAAAAAATAAAATCAAAATAAAGATAACCGATGATTATCCTATTATTGATGTTACTGTACCTTTAGTATTAAGTATCACTTCTATTCCAAGCGAAACAGATTACGTAACAAATATAAAAAACCAGGAACTGCTTAAAAACTCGATTCAAAAACGGATGGAAAGTATCACTATGGAATTAGTTAAAAAAACTCAGAAAGAATTCGGTGGAGAGCCATTTTTATGGTCTGAAATAGCCAGAAGAAAGTTTTGGCTTTTTGAAGATTTTAACAAATACAATTGGCCTGAGAAATATAAAAACGCAAAAGTAACAGTAAAATACGATATCAGAATTGAAGACTTCGGTAAACATTATAAACCACCGAAGCTGTAGTTTTTAATAAAAAACTACAGCTTCGGTGGTCTTTATATTAGCAGTCTATTAAATCTTATTCAAGATACAGGAACATAAGTTTTAATTATTTTACACGGTCCTAATATACTATAGTCCCCCATACCGGCAGGAATAAAAAAAGAGTCTCCTGCATTAAAGGGAACCGTACCCTCTCTGTATTGAATCGCTCCGTTACCTTCAATAGCCATGAGCAGGTCAAATCTTTCTCCATTTAAAGTCTCTTTGCTTTCTTTTTGTACTTCAAGTATTTCTGTAATAAAGTACTTGCAGGATACAAGATGGTTTCTTGTGTTTTCTCCTTCTTTAATGATCGTACCTTTCACCTTTTCTTGACCCGAACAATGGGATAAGTTGGTTACATCCAAGGCTTTTTGTATATGAAGTTCTCTTGAATTACCGTTACCATCTACTCTGTTCCAGTCGTAAACTCTATAGGTGGTATCAGAGTTTTGTTGTATTTCTGCAATTAAAAGTCCTTCCCCTATTGCATGAAGGGTTCCGGCAGGGATGAAGAACACATCGCCCTTTTGGACATCCACGAAATTTAGAAGATTTTCCAAAGTTCCTTTTTGGATACCCTCCTCAAACATTTCCTGAGACACCCCGGGTTTAAGTCCATACACTAACTGTGCTCCCGGCTTTGCATCTAATACAATCCACATTTCTGTTTTACCCAGTTCGCCTTCATGTTCTTTAGCATATTCATCTTCAGGATGAACTTGAACTGAAAGTTTATCTGAAGCATCAATGATTTTAACAAGAAGAGGAAATTTCTTTTTTCCTTCTTCTCCAATTTTAGTCCCCAAGGCCTCTATACCATATTCATCAATAACTTCTTTTAAAGATTTGCCTTTTAATACTCCATTGGAAACCGTACTTGTACCGTTCTCATGGCAAGCTATTTCCCAGCTTTCCCCGGTTGTATCCGAAGGAATATCTTTGCCAAATATTTCTCTGAGTCTTTTCCCGCCCCAAATAGGTTCTTTATACACAGGGTCAAGTTTTAAAGGATATAACATAGGAATCACCCTTTCTGCTGACACTAAGCCTTACCTTTTTTAGGATACCTTTAAAACCTATTAACGTCAACTATTTTAACCATGCTTTTATTCTTACCCTTAATAGACTAATCAATGCAGTAAAGCCCTTGAATGTTCAAGGGCTTTATCTCATAGTTATTGTGCGCTAATACGTTTTCCTTCTTTTAGTCCTTCTAATTGAGGGTTTTTAATAACCTGATCTCCTTCTTCCAATCCTTCTAAAATAACGACTTCCTGATCATTTTCTAAGCCTTTGACAATAGGCTGAACCATTGCTTTTCCATTTCTTACGACCCAAAGGGCTTCTCCATCTTCATAGGGGAAAAGAACTGCTTTAGGCACTGCAAGCCGGTTTTCTTCTTTATAGGTTACGAATTTTACATCCACGGCATAGCCCGGTCGAAGCTCTACTTCTTCCTTTTCGCTTAACTTTATCGTTACTTTAACCCGCTGCTCTGTTAATCCTAAAGAAGATATCCTGTCTTCAGCGGAAGGCGCAATTCTGTCAACAACCCCTTCAAATACCACATCTTTATCTTTTCTCTCTTGAATGAGCTCTACAGCCATACCTTCTTTCAG
The genomic region above belongs to Defluviitalea saccharophila and contains:
- a CDS encoding type I phosphomannose isomerase catalytic subunit, whose protein sequence is MLYPLKLDPVYKEPIWGGKRLREIFGKDIPSDTTGESWEIACHENGTSTVSNGVLKGKSLKEVIDEYGIEALGTKIGEEGKKKFPLLVKIIDASDKLSVQVHPEDEYAKEHEGELGKTEMWIVLDAKPGAQLVYGLKPGVSQEMFEEGIQKGTLENLLNFVDVQKGDVFFIPAGTLHAIGEGLLIAEIQQNSDTTYRVYDWNRVDGNGNSRELHIQKALDVTNLSHCSGQEKVKGTIIKEGENTRNHLVSCKYFITEILEVQKESKETLNGERFDLLMAIEGNGAIQYREGTVPFNAGDSFFIPAGMGDYSILGPCKIIKTYVPVS
- a CDS encoding Ger(x)C family spore germination protein — its product is MKILRIACLLLITIFLAGCWDRIEIEEFAFVSVIGLDEGEHGKVRVTFLIINPQIGTSTNIQVDEPPNDIITFLSDDLVSCRELASTSVARRLTFSHTKAIIVSEAFAKSDRFFPMLEATQRDRDFRRDINLIVCKEKASEFIRNNHPPFDIRASKYYEFITSRWEDVGFVPLSNLHRLSLRTLDDLGLFLVTYATTKPDDPKTNFDSEGDFIAGQIDKLDENPLQMMGSAVFKKGKMIGKMTGDETRLSQILRPNVITNNILATFPDPLNEEEKVSAKIARRKNKIKIKITDDYPIIDVTVPLVLSITSIPSETDYVTNIKNQELLKNSIQKRMESITMELVKKTQKEFGGEPFLWSEIARRKFWLFEDFNKYNWPEKYKNAKVTVKYDIRIEDFGKHYKPPKL